GTGGCTGGAACATGGCGTCATCCAGCACCTCTCCGGGACCGAGATGAAACGTGGCGAAGGGTTTTTCCCCGGCCAGCATGAGCGTGAGTTCGCGATTGGTGTGCGTGGGATAGCTCAAAATCCGCACGCTGGCGAACACCGCACCCGAAGACTTTGAACGAATCTCACCCCTGGTTTCGGGCGGCAGGACGTCGAGTTCAGCCAGGTCGAGGTGACGGAAATGACCTGACACAGCCTTGATGACTGCCTCGCGCTCCGCGCGGGGCACCGCGACCGAGGATATAATGTCCTCGCAACCGTTCTGGTCGTACCGCAAGCAATCCACGAAGACCGTCGGATCGACCTCCATGATCGCGTCTTCCAGCGACATGTCCTGCAAACCTACCCCAGCAATTTCTTCCGCAATATCTCGTTCACGGCTTGCGGGTTGGCCTTGCCCTGCATGGCTTTCATCACCTGGCCGACGAACCAGCCCATGGTCTTGGGCTTTTCTTTCACTTGGGCGGCCTGGTCGGGATTGTCGGCGATGAGCTGGTCGATGACGGCTTCGATGGCGCCTGTGTCGGTGACCTGTTTGAGGCCCTTCTCGTCGACGATCTTGGCCGGGTCGCCGCCTTCACTCCACAGGATCTCGAACACGTCCTTGGCGATCTTGCCGGAGATGGTGTCGTCGGAGATGAGCGCGATCAGACCACCGAGCTGTGTCGCCGAGACCGGGCTGTCGGTGATGTCGAGGCCTTCCTTGTTGAGGCGGCCATAAAGCTCGTTATTGACCCAGGAGGAGGCCAGCTTGGCGTCGCGGCCTTCGGCGACGATCTCGTAGTAATCGGCGCGATCCTTGTCGGCCGACAGGACAGCGGCGTCATAATCTGACAGGCCGAGCTCGGAGACGAGCCGGGCGCGCTTCTGGTCCGGCAGTTCGGGCAGGCCGGCCTTGATCTCGTCGACGAAAGACTGCTGCAGTTCAAGCGGCAGCAGGTCGGGATCGGGGAAGTAGCGATAATCGTGGGCTTCTTCCTTCGAGCGCATGGAGCGGGTCACACCGGTATTGGCGTCGAACAGGCGGGTTTCCTGGTCGATCTTGCCGCCATCCTCGATGATGTCGATCTGGCGCTGGGCCTCGTATTCGATGGCTTGGCGGATGAAGCGCAGCGAATTGACATTCTTGATCTCGCAGCGCGTGCCCAGATGCGAGAAATCACCCGTCTCACGGAATTTCTCATACTGGCCGGGACGACAGACCGACACGTTCACATCGGCGCGCAGCTGGCCCTTCTCCATGTCACCGCCACACGTGCCCAGATAGCGCAAAATTGTGCGCAGCTTGGCGACATAGGCCGAGGCTTCCTCGGGCGAGCGGATATGCGGGCGGGAGACGATTTCCATCAGCGCCACGCCGGAGCGGTTGAGATCGACATAGGTCGAATTGGGATCGAGATCATGGATCGACTTGCCGGCATCCTGTTCCAGGTGCAGGCGTTCGATACCGACCGTGAAGCGCGAGCCATCATCGCGTTCGCACTCGATCTCGCCCTCACCCACGATCGGGAATTGGAACTGGCTGATCTGATAGCCCTGCGGCAGGTCGGGATAGAAATAATTCTTGCGGTCAAAGCGCGACATCAGATTGATCTGGGCATTGAGACCGAGGCCCGTCCTCACCGCCTGTTCGACAACATGGCTGTTGATGACCGGCAGCATGCCCGGCATCGCCGCATCGACCAGCGAGACCTGCGTATTGGGCGCCGCGCCAAAGGCTGTCGCCGCGCCGGAGAAGAGCTTGGCATTGGAGACCACCTGGGCGTGGATCTCCAGGCCCATGACGACTTCCCAGTCACCGGTCGCGCCCGGCAGGATGTAGCTGTGATCACTCATCTCGATCTTCCTCGTCGTCATCCCATCCGGGACGTTCGTCTTCCGGCGTATTCATCGCCGCAACCAGAACCCGACCCGCCATGGTGACGGTCAGGCCGAAAAACAAAAAGCCAACCCCCGGCACCACCAGAAAGATGGTCCAGAGAGCAGCCGGCTCAAGCGGCACGATGCCGCGAAACACCACCGCCCCGGCCAGCAGCAAGAGCGCGCCGACCAGAAAACTCGGTCGCGCCAGCTTCATGGCCGGGTGGGCAGGTTCAGCCTTGGCCATCACGCGGCCCCATGAAAGACTTCACCACGGCGATCATCGCCGCCAGCCCGAAACCGGCCAGCATCAGCCCCAGCGCCAGCTGGACGATGAAACCGAAGGTCGGGAACTCACCCGCCCCGAATGCACCGCCAACCATCACGCCGCCGGAATAGACCGTCGGCAGGCCGAAGGCGAGGCCGAGTATGGCCAGCAGGATCATGAAGCCACGATTGGGCTTGGCCGGCGGTGTTTGCGGGGCCGGGGTCTTGCGCTCTTCGTCAGTCATCCGCCGCTTCCTCTTTCTGGCGCCAGCGCTGGCGCCGCCTGGCCTCTGCGACCCGCCCGGTGAGTCGCGTCGAGGCTATCGAGCCGCCTGCCGCCGTACCGAACCCGGTCCGTACGGCCCAGATACCAAAAATGGCGCCGAAACCGACACCGATCCCGAGCAGCGCCATCGATCCGATCATCAGCGCCAGCACCAATGCTGCGCCAGCCAGAATCAAGATGAAGCGCCCGAGCATCCCCATGTGTCAAAGCCCCACCGCGTCCATCACGCCCACCAATTCTCCGGCTTGGCGACGAAGCCGGCCGAATCCTCGATCGCCGCGCCGACCTTGAACATGGTTTCCTCGTCCAGCGCCGGGGTGATGATCTGAAGTCCCAGCGGCAGGCCGTCCTTGTCGACACCGGCCGGCACCGACATGGCCGGCAGGCCGGCCAGGTTGGCGGTGACGGTGAAGACGTCATTGAGATACATGGCGATCGGATCATCCGACTTCGACCCCAGCGCGAAGGCGGCCGACGGGGCGGACGGGGTCAGCACGGCGTCGACCTTCTCAAACGCCTGTTCGAAATCCTGCAGGATGCGCGTGCGCACTTTCTGGGCGCGCAGGTAATAGGCGTCGTAATAGCCGGCCGAGAGCACATAGGTGCCGATCATGATGCGGCGCTGGACCTCATGGCCGAAACCGGCACCGCGGGTGTTTTCATAGGTCGCATTGAGGTTTGTCCCCTCGACGCGATTGCCATAGCGCATGCCGTCATAGCGGGCGAGGTTGGAGGAAGCCTCCGCCGGCGCGACGATGTAATAGGCTGGCAGGGCGTATTTCGTGTGCGGCAGGGAGATGTCGACGATCTCGCAGCCGGCGGCCTTGAGCCAGTCAATGCCCTTTTGCCAGGCCTCATCGATCTCGGCCGGCATGCCATCGACCCGGTACTCCTTGGGAACGCCAATGCGCAAACCCTTCACCGACTGACCGACCGCCGCGACGAAGTCCGGTACATCGTTCGGCAGCGAGGTCGAATCCTTGGGGTCATGACCCGACATGGCCTGCAGCATCAACGCCGAATCCTTCACCGTCTTGGCGAAGGGACCCGGATGATCAAGCGAGGAGGCAAAGGCCACCGCGCCCCAGCGCGAGGTTCGGCCATAGGTGGCTTTCACGCCGACCGTGCCGGTAAAGGCGGCCGGCTGGCGGATCGAACCGCCGGTATCCGTGCCCGTGGCGCCAAAGCAGAGATCGGCCGCCACAGCCGCCGCAGATCCGCCCGAGGAGCCGCCCGGCGTCAGCATTTCGCCGTTAGCGCCCTTCCAGGGATTATTGACCGGACCGGTATTCGAGGTCTCGTTCGACGAGCCCATCGCGAATTCGTCCATCGAGGTCTTGCACAGGAAGACGCCGCCGTTTTCCCACAGCTTGGCCGTGACGCTGGACTCGTAAGTCGGCTTGAAGCCCTTGAGAATGTTCGAGGAGGCTGCCGTCTCGACACCTTCAACCGCGAACAAATCCTTGATCGCCAGCGGTGCGCCTTCGATGAGACCACCCTCGCCGCGCGCGAGTTTCTCGTCGGAGGCCTTGGCCATGGCCAGCGTCTTGTCGGCGTCAAAGGCGGTGAAGGCATTCAGCTTGGGCTGGGCTGCTTCGCACAGGGCCAGGCCTTCCGTCGCCAGTTCAACAGCAGAGACCTCACGCGCCTTCAGCTTGGCGGTGATGTCGGACAGGGTGAGTTTGAAAAGCTCGCTCATGACCTACTCCACCGATTTCGGGACAACGAAGAAGCCTTCGTCGGACTTGGGCGCGTTGGCCAGGACCTTGTCGCGGCAATTGCCGTCGGTGACTTCGTCCGCGCGCTGCGGCAGCGGGAATTTCACCGGCGTGGTCATCGGCTCGACGCCGTCGACATCCACTTCATTGAGCTGTTCGATCCAGCTCAGAATGCCATTGAGCTCGCCGACCAGCGTGTCGATACGATCGGTTGGTTCGGCGATGCGGGCGAGGCGCGCAATGCGGCGCACATCATCAGCGGTGACGGACATGGGAAATCACTCCGGAAATTCGAAGCTGACTGAGTAGCAATCGCCTTTCGCAGGTGCAAGAAAGCTTGACGGTCGCGCGTGCAAAGCGCATCCCGCCATCATGCCGATTGTGACCCTGGAAGACCTGCCCGATGGCCCCCTGATCGCCCTTGATCCGGGGAGCAAGACCATCGGGGTGGCGGCCTGCGGTGCCTCGCGGGGCCTCTCGACACCGGTGGAAACCATCAAGCGGACCAAGTTCACAGCCGATGCGGAGCGTGTCTTTGCCCTGCTGGACGAGCGCCAGGCCGTCGCCATCGTGATGGGCCTGCCGGTCAATATGGACGGGTCGGAAGGCCCGCGCGTGCAGTCGGTGCGTGCCATGGCCCGCAATCTGATGCGGCTGCGCGACCTGCCCATCGCCTTCCAGGACGAACGCCTCTCGACCTTCGAGGCCGAAGAGAAGCTGATTTCCGCGGGCGTGCGCCGTGACAAGCGCAAGGACATCATCGACGCCCACGCCGCCGCCAACATATTGCAATCCGCGCTCGACCGCCTGGAGATGCTGCGCCCATGACCCCCATCATCACCGCCCTCGTCCCCGTCTTCGGCGTGATCTTTCTCGGATGGGTATTGCGACGCTCCAACCTGTTGCCGGAAACGAGCTGGGGGCCGATTTCGCGGCTGGCCTATCTTGGACTGTCCCCGGCCCTCCTATTTTCCTCGATCGCCTTTGCCGACCTGTCCGAGATCGAGCTCGGCGGTTTCATGGCCGCGGCGATGCTGGGTTTTGTCGCCATGGCGGCGCTGACACTGGCGTTGAAGCCGGTGCTGCGCGTTCCCGACCCGACCTTCACCTCGCTGTTCCAGGCGACCAGTCGCTGGAATGGCCTGCTGATCCTCGCCATCGCCATCGCCCTGTTCGGGGCCGAGGGCGAGGTTCTGGTAGCCCTGGTGATGGTCGCCTCGATCCCGCTGGTGAATATGGAATGCGTCGCCGTCCTGTCGGTTTGGGGCACCGGCGCAGCGCCGCAGTGGCGCTCCATCCTCTACCGCATTCTGACCAATCCGCTGATCCTCGGCTCGGCTGCCGGTGGTGTGGTCAACCTGGCCAACATTCCGGTTCCGACGATGCTGGCCGACACCATTGCGCTGACCGGTCAGGCGGCGCTGCCGCTGATCCTGCTGGCGGTCGGCGCGGGACTGAACTTCACCGCCATGCGGGCCCGGCCACGCCTGCTCGGCCTGTCAGTCTTCGTCAAGCTGATGATCGGCCCGCTGGTCTTCTACGGCATCGGCCGCGCCTTCGGCATTGACGGCATTCCCCTGACCGTCCTGCTCCTCACCGGTGCCTCACCGGGTGCGGCGTCGGCCTATGTGCTGGCCCAGCAATTGGGCGGTGACGCGCCCTATTCCGCCGGTGACATCACAGCAAGCGCGCTGTTCTGCTTCATCACGATCCCGTTCTGGCTGTGGTTGCTGGGCTAGGCAGGCACTGCGCCAGGCGACCGGATCGACGCCGCTTGCCGGTCTCGCCCGGTCGAATTACGAATAAGGACCAGGCTTGCTCAGGCGAGCGGGATCTTGTCGTCCGGGGGTACTATCATGGCACACAAGGGCGCACTCTCTCGCCGCTCGTTTCTGATGCAGGTGACCGGTACCGCATTGGCGGCGGGTGCCGGCGCACTGGTCAGCGGTAGCGCGACCGCACAAACCTATACCGGCGTATCGGACTCGGATGGCGGGGCCTATGCGGATCCGGCCGGGTATGGACGCAGCGGCGGCGCGCGCGCAGGCAGCTCCGGCTTGACCGATAGTGACAGCGGCGCCGCCGCTGATCCGGCCGGGAATGGCCGCGGATCAGGCGGCACCGGCGCACAGGGCGTTACCGACCAGGACAGTGGTGCTACGGCGGACCCGGCAGGACGTGGCCGGGGGGGACGCTCCGGCACGGGCGCATCCGGCTATACCGACACCGACAGCGGGGCGACGGCAGATCCGGCCGGTCGAGGGCGCGGACCGGCAGCCCCGCGCCCGGCTCAGCCGGACGGCCCGGTCGAAAGCGAAGTCCAGCGTAACAACGGGATGGCGCGGGCCTGCAACCCCCGCTGCTAGCTGCCGGTGCCGGGCTCAACGTCAACGCCGTGAAGGCGCGGCCGCGTTTGTTGGTCCTGTCAGTCTTTATCCAGTTGATGATCGGACCGCTGGTCTTTTTCGGGATTGGGCGCCTGCCGGGTATTTAAGGCATCCCGCTCACCACCCTGCTTCTCACCGGCGCGTCGCCTCGACCTGGGTTCTGGCCAAACAGACCCCTCACCCGGCCCTTCGGGCCACCCTCTCCCGCAAGGGGAGAGGGCGTTCTTGCCAGCGGCCGGCTCATACGCCTTCTCCCCTCGCGGGAGAAGGTCCCCGAAGGGGGGATGAGGGGGAATCCCGGTGCCTGACGGTCAATCCCCCAGACAGACCCGCTCGCCCTCGTCAGCCAGGTTGAAGCCGGCCTCTGTCACCACATCCCGCTCCGGCGCATCGGGATAGCGGACCGGGTTGGTGTGGTTGAAATGGATGAAGCGGATCTTGGCCCGCTCGCTGGCGGGCAGATCGGCGAACCGTGCCATCGAGTGCGAGATCATTGGATGCGGGAAGCCCGACATGTCACGCCCCAGGATCTCGCCATTGGCGAAGAAGGTGGCGTCGAGATAGGCGACATCCACGCTGGCGATAACGTCCTCGATGCGCAGGGCGGTGCCGTCTTGCCAGGTCTCCCATTCCTCCCAGCTGTCGATGTCGGGCAGGAAGAAGGCGCTCAGACCCGGCGTGTCGATGCGATAGCCGACAACCTCGGTGAATTCCTGCCGGTGCGGCACGGCGATCGGTGTCACGGACAGGCGGCCAACCTCGACCGCAACGCCATCGTGCATGGGTTGAAGCGCAATGTTCTCATAGCGGACCAGCTGGCTCCAGGGCCCGTTGCTCGTCAGATAGTCGGCCATACGCGGCATGGCGAAGACCGGCACGCCCTGCGCCCCCATGCTCTCATGCCCGAGGAACATCAGCCCGGTGTAATGGCCCATATGGCCATGGGTAAGGAAGATACCGTCCAGCCCGGGACGCCGTTCGGTCGGTGCAATCTGGTCGAGGCGGTAGAGCTGTTCACGGATGTCCGGCGTAGCCTCGAACAGGTAGCGCTCGTCCAGCTGATGATCGACCAGCGCGATCGAGGTCGCCAGCCGTCGCAGCGACGGATCTTCCCATGCGGGATCCGCGCTATTGCCCAACTGCGGCGCGCCGCCATCCTGGCCGACGCCGAGGACGATGAGTTCGATGGAGCATGTCGGGTTTTCCGGTTGCGCGATGGCGGGCACCGTCACGCCGAATGCCAGGCCGGCGAGCGCTATTGCATGTGTTTTCATGGCCAAGAACGAGACTGGAACCCGCCGCGGGCGTCAAGCGCTAATCAATCCCGACCACTGTGCTGCGCCGCTCCATCTGGACCACATCGCGCCATCGCCCGGCCATGGGGCCATGCCCCATCTTGCCAAGCCCGCACCTGACGCCAAGCCGCTCGAAGCCGCATTGCTCATGCATGCGGATGGACGCCGTGTTCTCGGCGAAGATCCCGGCGGTGAGCGTCCACAGGCCTTCCGCTTCCGAGCCATCAACCAGGGCCTGCAACAGGATGCGGCCCAGCCCCTTCCCGCGCGCAGCCTCCGCGACATAGACCGAGACCTCGCCCACCCCGCCATAGACGCAGCGCGAAGAAACCGGGCTGAGCGCGGCCCAGCCGGTCACCCCGCCTTCACCGTCCAGTGAGACCAGCCGCGGTGCGGCAAGCTTGCCCTCGTCGAAATGAACCCAGTCCGGCGCGGCGCTCTCGAAGGTCGCGTGACCGGTAGCGATGCCCTCGGCGTAGATGGCGAGGACGGCGGGCGCGTCGGTTGGCGTCATGGGGCGGAGTTTGGTCATGGTTTCCTGTCGAGAGGCCGCGCCAGCAGACTGATCCATAGATCACTTGTCAGCCAGCAGGCCGCATCCGGGTTTTCAGGTCAAGGGCCCAAAGGGCCGCGGAGCGGGCACGCCCCTTGACCTGAAAACCCGGATGCGGCGCCATCTCGGCAAGTGATGTATGGGCGGGTGTGCGCCGAGGCGCCCGGGCCGGCACAGAATTCACCCCTCACTTGCTCCTGCCCCCAACACCCCCTATACCGCCGCACGACGTATCTGTGTGCCCTTGGCGACCCAGGAGACGGGATGAGCCGCGCGGAATTTTCCTACGACTTCCCCCACCGCCACCTTTTATCGGTGGCCGACCTCAACCCCGTTGATATCCAGATCATTTTCGAGCGCGCCGCGCATCATCTGGCGACCAACCGGACGCCGGACAAGCGCTCTGACGTGCTGCGCGGCCTGACCGTGCTCAACCTCTTCTTCGAGGCCTCGACGCGAACGCAAGGCTCGTTCGAGATGGCGGGCAAGCGGCTCGGCGCTGATGTGGTCAACTTTGCCGTGGCCCATTCTTCCGCCTCCAAAGGCGAGAGTCTGTCGGACACGGCGCGGACTCTCGCGGCCATGAAGCCCGACATCATGGTCGTACGCCACTCGGCAACCGGCGCGCCGCAATTCCTCGCCGATCACACCGGCCTGGCTGTGGTCAATGCCGGCGACGGCATGCATGAACACCCGACCCAGGCCCTGCTCGACAGCTTCACCCTGTCGCAACACTGGGGCTCGGTCGGTGGCCGCCGCATCCTGATTGTCGGCGACATCCTGCATTCGCGGGTGGCCCGCTCGAATATCGGCCTGTTGAACATTCTC
The window above is part of the Maricaulis maris MCS10 genome. Proteins encoded here:
- a CDS encoding AEC family transporter, coding for MTPIITALVPVFGVIFLGWVLRRSNLLPETSWGPISRLAYLGLSPALLFSSIAFADLSEIELGGFMAAAMLGFVAMAALTLALKPVLRVPDPTFTSLFQATSRWNGLLILAIAIALFGAEGEVLVALVMVASIPLVNMECVAVLSVWGTGAAPQWRSILYRILTNPLILGSAAGGVVNLANIPVPTMLADTIALTGQAALPLILLAVGAGLNFTAMRARPRLLGLSVFVKLMIGPLVFYGIGRAFGIDGIPLTVLLLTGASPGAASAYVLAQQLGGDAPYSAGDITASALFCFITIPFWLWLLG
- a CDS encoding MBL fold metallo-hydrolase, with the translated sequence MKTHAIALAGLAFGVTVPAIAQPENPTCSIELIVLGVGQDGGAPQLGNSADPAWEDPSLRRLATSIALVDHQLDERYLFEATPDIREQLYRLDQIAPTERRPGLDGIFLTHGHMGHYTGLMFLGHESMGAQGVPVFAMPRMADYLTSNGPWSQLVRYENIALQPMHDGVAVEVGRLSVTPIAVPHRQEFTEVVGYRIDTPGLSAFFLPDIDSWEEWETWQDGTALRIEDVIASVDVAYLDATFFANGEILGRDMSGFPHPMISHSMARFADLPASERAKIRFIHFNHTNPVRYPDAPERDVVTEAGFNLADEGERVCLGD
- a CDS encoding aspartate carbamoyltransferase catalytic subunit: MSRAEFSYDFPHRHLLSVADLNPVDIQIIFERAAHHLATNRTPDKRSDVLRGLTVLNLFFEASTRTQGSFEMAGKRLGADVVNFAVAHSSASKGESLSDTARTLAAMKPDIMVVRHSATGAPQFLADHTGLAVVNAGDGMHEHPTQALLDSFTLSQHWGSVGGRRILIVGDILHSRVARSNIGLLNILGAEIRLCAPPTLLPSDVDQWGCDVFHDLDEALKGCDAVMALRQQRERMSGGFVPSEREFFHLFGLTHERLEVASPDVLVMHPGPMNRGVEIHTKLADDPERSVILEQVESGVAVRMAILELIGANIRKEASA
- the ruvX gene encoding Holliday junction resolvase RuvX, with product MPIVTLEDLPDGPLIALDPGSKTIGVAACGASRGLSTPVETIKRTKFTADAERVFALLDERQAVAIVMGLPVNMDGSEGPRVQSVRAMARNLMRLRDLPIAFQDERLSTFEAEEKLISAGVRRDKRKDIIDAHAAANILQSALDRLEMLRP
- the gatB gene encoding Asp-tRNA(Asn)/Glu-tRNA(Gln) amidotransferase subunit GatB, which translates into the protein MSDHSYILPGATGDWEVVMGLEIHAQVVSNAKLFSGAATAFGAAPNTQVSLVDAAMPGMLPVINSHVVEQAVRTGLGLNAQINLMSRFDRKNYFYPDLPQGYQISQFQFPIVGEGEIECERDDGSRFTVGIERLHLEQDAGKSIHDLDPNSTYVDLNRSGVALMEIVSRPHIRSPEEASAYVAKLRTILRYLGTCGGDMEKGQLRADVNVSVCRPGQYEKFRETGDFSHLGTRCEIKNVNSLRFIRQAIEYEAQRQIDIIEDGGKIDQETRLFDANTGVTRSMRSKEEAHDYRYFPDPDLLPLELQQSFVDEIKAGLPELPDQKRARLVSELGLSDYDAAVLSADKDRADYYEIVAEGRDAKLASSWVNNELYGRLNKEGLDITDSPVSATQLGGLIALISDDTISGKIAKDVFEILWSEGGDPAKIVDEKGLKQVTDTGAIEAVIDQLIADNPDQAAQVKEKPKTMGWFVGQVMKAMQGKANPQAVNEILRKKLLG
- the gatC gene encoding Asp-tRNA(Asn)/Glu-tRNA(Gln) amidotransferase subunit GatC, translated to MSVTADDVRRIARLARIAEPTDRIDTLVGELNGILSWIEQLNEVDVDGVEPMTTPVKFPLPQRADEVTDGNCRDKVLANAPKSDEGFFVVPKSVE
- the gatA gene encoding Asp-tRNA(Asn)/Glu-tRNA(Gln) amidotransferase subunit GatA, whose product is MSELFKLTLSDITAKLKAREVSAVELATEGLALCEAAQPKLNAFTAFDADKTLAMAKASDEKLARGEGGLIEGAPLAIKDLFAVEGVETAASSNILKGFKPTYESSVTAKLWENGGVFLCKTSMDEFAMGSSNETSNTGPVNNPWKGANGEMLTPGGSSGGSAAAVAADLCFGATGTDTGGSIRQPAAFTGTVGVKATYGRTSRWGAVAFASSLDHPGPFAKTVKDSALMLQAMSGHDPKDSTSLPNDVPDFVAAVGQSVKGLRIGVPKEYRVDGMPAEIDEAWQKGIDWLKAAGCEIVDISLPHTKYALPAYYIVAPAEASSNLARYDGMRYGNRVEGTNLNATYENTRGAGFGHEVQRRIMIGTYVLSAGYYDAYYLRAQKVRTRILQDFEQAFEKVDAVLTPSAPSAAFALGSKSDDPIAMYLNDVFTVTANLAGLPAMSVPAGVDKDGLPLGLQIITPALDEETMFKVGAAIEDSAGFVAKPENWWA
- a CDS encoding GNAT family N-acetyltransferase — translated: MTKLRPMTPTDAPAVLAIYAEGIATGHATFESAAPDWVHFDEGKLAAPRLVSLDGEGGVTGWAALSPVSSRCVYGGVGEVSVYVAEAARGKGLGRILLQALVDGSEAEGLWTLTAGIFAENTASIRMHEQCGFERLGVRCGLGKMGHGPMAGRWRDVVQMERRSTVVGID